The sequence TTTTCCTAAAATTGCCAACATAGCAGCTAAATTCAGCGTAGTTGTAGTTTTACCCACACCCCCCTTATTGTTATAGATGGCCACTGTAAGCGTTTTTGGTGGATTGTCTATTTTCTGCTTAATTGCCAAGATTACTTTATCTATATTGTCTACTGTAATTTCTAAACAAGGAGTTGCAGGGTAAATAACCTTGCCGTGTTTTCTAAATAATTGGATATAGTTACCATTAGCTATGATTCCCCATTGAGCAGTTTGGCAATTTAGAGCAAGTAAATAACGTTTGAGTTGATTAACTGTTGACTTATATTGTGCAGATTTAGGATGTAAGTTTATATTTCTGCCTTTAACCTCCACCAATAAATAAGGGTTTAACTTCGTCTGAATGAAGATGTCACTACCAGAATTCTTACGAGCCGCATAATCGACGGCATCCCCACCAGTACCCGTACCATAACCTGGAACAATCTCAGTTACTTCAAAACCGAGTATTTTTAGAAGTTCTGTAATAAAGACAGAACAGACTATCGGCTCTGCTGCTTCATCGGGAAGACTTGCTAGAGCTTCTTTAATTTTGGAAAATTCCATAAAATTTAATGTGTATATGCACAATTAAAGCCGCTATCTATACTTAGTGTATTTAGTAACTTGATATTTGCCCTCCTTATATGTAGCGATATAAGCTTTGATAAAGCGCACATCATTTAAATTGAGGAATTGCAGGCTTTTACTGAAGCGGTTTTATCCTTAAATTTGGTAATCTTTTGATAATATTTTTGTACTATAAAAAGATTAGTATCTTGTACCTGATTTGTAAGTAACTTTCAAATTTGATAGCCTCGGCACGGTTTTTGACGTGCCACTTGCCATACAAAACACTGATATGACTTTTAACTGTACTCACAGAAATAAACATTTTACTGGCGATATCTTCATAACTTAAACCATCAGCTAATAATCGCAGAACTTGTATTTGACTATCAGTAGGCGGGTCGTTAAATTTCTTGCCTTTAGCTCCGGTTTTATTATATTTATTTTGATAGTGACTTTCTAACAATCGTTTAGTCAATTTGGGGTCTAGCAAACATTCATTAAGGTAGGCTCTCTTGATGGCTAATTCAACTAACTCAATATCAGTAGTCTTGAGCATATAGGAATCAGCCCCATAACTGAAAGCTATGTTCAATAGCAGTCTTGATACCTAAAAGGGTAAATGGCTCTTGTTCAAGAATTACAATTTTCAGCATGATTGTGTTAATCCTCTAATAATAAATGTCTATTTATTGGGGGATTTATTATTGGTGTCTAGCGGACACGTATTAGACACTTGGTGTCTGGGGTAGTGTCTGCTGGTGTCTATGTGGTGTCTAGGCTGTACAAGGGTTTCAAGCTTCGGTGTCTGTGGTGTCTAGTGAGGAGTGTCCGCAAAAAAAGGGTGGTTTTGGGGGCAGACACGCCTACACTAATCGCAGTCAAATTTGGTTAAGCCTGATAACACCCTCGCCTATCCAGTCTGCTAAGTTAGCCCCAACAATTTCGTACATCCAGCCCTTAATTTGCTCCACAGTGAATCTTTCACCGTTCACTTTAAAGTTACTTTTAAACTCCCTAACATCAGCCTCTACTCGTTCAGTTCTGGTAAGATATTCATATAACTTTTGCGCCATTGTTGAGAGTTTATTAGGTGGATGTTGGGTTTCACCTGCCTGCTCACCAATATTGATTTCTAGTTCATAAATGCGTTCTAAAGTCGCTTTATCAATGGGTGGATTCGGGTTAGCTTGTGCTGCTGGTACGACATCACTAAAATCAGATATTTTTGCAGTCATTTTGGGCAGTTCAACTAATATCCATTCATTGGAACTATCGAGTTTGACCTTGGCTTTACCCGTAGATTTAGGCTGTAGTGTAACTGGATCTACTTGTGCCAAACATTCAACTTGGAGCATTTTAGAAACCAGATTATGTAAGCCCTTAATCCCAAATAAACAAGTCTGGGTATTGTTGTGAGCTACGACAGTTAAAGGCATCTCCTGTTTTCTGGATTTGGTTAACGCCAGCTTGCCGAACTTATCTAACAGTTCAGCATCCTTGATGAAGTCGCCGTAGGTGGTGGCCTCCTCACAGATGAAGGCTAACGCTTTGCCCTCGCTCCAAAGCTTCTGCCGCCATTGCTCTTCACTTAAGGATGAATTGTTAAAGGTTTTTAACCGTTGTTCCAATTCCTCAACGTATTCGCGGATTTGTTGTTCTATATCCTCCCAGGAGTGATAACTTTCAACCCCTCGCCATTCTGCACGGTTACTGTCAGGGTCAAGGACAATCACTCGGTAGCCAGCCTGTTTTTTCTGTTTGACGACGTAACGAGCCAGCCAAGACTTCCCGCCTCCTTGGTTGCCCCAAATTAAAGCCGTTTGTTTGATGAGGTTTTGCACCCATGCGGTGTTATTTTCGGGTGCGATAACTGGCTGCTGCGCTTGTTCGGTTACAGTTCCAGGTGTACCATGTGGTAGCTGTGCGGCTGGCTGTTGCTGTGGCTCGAATTTAGAAAAACTTGCACCACCGTCCAGCAAATGCCCAAAGTCATAATAATCATCAGCCGACATCGCCATGAGTAGGGCTATCTGCTGCTGTGGGGTAATACTGGCGATAAACTGTTGTCTGGCCTCAGCAATTTTAATACCACGCAAGTATTTCAGTAGTTCGTTACCAGATAGGTCTAACAGTTGCTCACCAAGTTTTACACTGTAAGACGCTTTTACGCCTTCAAATTGTTTAGTAGCACGGTAGTGGGGTCTAATGTCGCTGAGATAGTCTTTGGCTTTACTTGTCAACAATAAACCGATTCCCCCCAACACCATTGCCCCTAGCCCAAAGTGAATCTTAAACGGATTATCGGCTGGCAGTGAGCGAAAAACATATAAGCTTTCATGCTGGAGAAATGCCCACTCGTTATAGTTGGGGTTGCTGGTGCGGTACTGATTAGCCTTTAAGTAGGGTTTTGGAATTTGCGATCGCTGCTCATATCGGCAATACTTATTACCTAAAAGTAAACCCTCTGTGTCTCCTTCTGCCTCTAGCGGTGCATCATAAACCCGTGCTGATTTTGGGTAAAAACATATTTCTTTCTTGGCTATCCCATCACCTAAATGTCCTACCACAACACAAATCACCGCGCCTAACACCGATGCCACCATCAGCAGATTTAGACGCAGTGGCAGACTATAACGATGCTGGTTAAGTTCTGATGGTTTTACGTCTTTCATTTCTTACGCCAGTAGAAAAATAGGACAACAGAAACAACGGCGGCTAACCCAAGAAATAACCCGTAATTAGTTTCCTTGGGTTTTTCGATGCCCTCATAGGCTTTTACCTGTTCAGTCACGGTAGAAAAACTGTTACGGGCTATTTTGTCCATGTCTTGGGCATCGCCTGTTAACTTCCATGAACTAGCTGCCAGGGTGGCACTGCGAATTACACCAATGCCAAATTTCTGGCGGTCGCTGATTTGGGGAATGATGCTGTTGTGAAATCTTAAGTAGCAGAGGGTAGCCGCAAACGATGCCCCAACGGGTAAGCCAGCAATGACGGCGGGAAATAGTCCAATGCTGCCTGCAAGATAGAGATATTGGGTTGATGTGATTTGCAATCCTGCCAGGAATGCACCTTGGGAAATGCCTCGAATGATGGTGATACTGCTGTCAGTTTCAGCGATCGCCTGCTGTACTTGTTCCGAGTCGTACTGTTCACCGTCTACAGGCTGTACGCGCTCGTCTACAATCTCTGCATCAAAGTAAATTGGTGTTTGTTTTTGATTGTTGGTCAACATTAGCAACACCTTTGGGAAGAAAATTAGCCCAGGTGCTAGACCTGGGCTTTTGCTTAGTCAATCAACCGTCTAAAGAAACCTTTGGCACGATTAACAGCGTTAGAACCGTGTCTGTGAATGTCTTTTAAGGTTTCTTTGGCTCGGTCTGTGGGTGAAAGTCCTTGTTGCTTATCCTTTACCTGTTGCCAAACCTGAGATTGTGCCTTGGTAGCATCAATCTCAATGCCTCTGAGCGTTGCACGATGGGATTCACCCAATAAGTTAAGTGTCCGCCCATGCCGAAACTGTTCTTGGGCTAGTTGGTTATCAGATGCGATAACTTTTTGCTGTAGACCATAGCCCAAACGTGCGTCGCTAACTCTGACCTGTGACCAACCATCAGCCATTTTGTTGATGCTAGTACCGGCGGCGGTGAGAAACTGGGTTTCTTCTGCCATGACTGCCTCGGTTGCTTTTAACCCTTGGTTGAGATTACCGAATACGGCTTTGGCGTTTTGGGCGCGTTGGGTTTGTTGGATGCGGAAGTCAGCCACCTGTGCTGCTGCTGTCTCATTGCCGTCTAGGGCTTGAAATATGGTTTCTTGGCTGATGCCCGAAAGGGAATGTAAGGCAGCATAGGTGATGGGTGCATCTAGTTTGAGTTTTACTGTCCGGTTCATCACTCCCATGCTCCTAGTTCTTCAAGTCTTGTGAAGATGTTGCAAGCTTTGTCTCTAGTTGCGTCATCAGCAATATTATTTAGTGCTGTTAAATCGCCTTCCCCAAGTCTCCAAATCGTTTCGTCTGGTAGTTCAGAGCCAAAATTCCCTAAAAACTGACCATGAGTTAGAGGATTTGGTGTTTCGTCAATAGTTTCAAATTGGTCATAGATTCCAGATTGCAAGTATGGCAGTGCTTCTCGAATGATTTGCTGTTGCTCTGGTGTTCTGCCTAAGTCTGGTTGGTATGGATCATCATTGGCCACAATTTGCGCTGCTTCTTGTGCCAAATCTGACGGGCATCCATTGTTTGTGAGTGCGTTTAATGCGGCGGTAAATAGATTCTCGTTGTTCATCTTGGTAAAATCTTTGTAGTGTGTGTATTCGATGCACTGGTGGGGCGATCGCTTTGCTTTGGTCGGCGGATGCGATCGCTCTCCCCATCACTGAAAAAAACCTTCTCTTGATACATCCACAGCACAAGCTGTTGCTTCCCACCCAAGGGCATTAAGAAATTGCGTAACGTCGCCGATTGTGACATCTGCATCAATTTGTAGTGCTAAAAATTGCGGATGCTGTCTGATTTGAGTGAGTAATTGTTGGGTTTGTGCAATCAATTCTGGTAATGGTTGATTACTCATAATTCACCTCATCAAAATATTGATAATTGCAATGATTCTTGAGAAAGTACAGAACTCTTTGTTGTGACTCCTTCTACCTCATAACAACGAGTAGTTAAAGCTTTATGATTCAGCTTTAAATCCGCTTTTTTTCGTTGTCCTGCTAGTGGTCGAAAAATGAATTGTGGTGCTGGGATTGTGCCTGTTTTGTAGAGATACTGATACAGCGTTCTGTCAATCTGGTAAACTTTGGATTGGCTTAATAGTGTGCTGTCATAAACTCTGTTCAAGTTTTTCATGAAGCTACCCCTTTAAACTGACTAACCATAGAAGCTATTCCTGCTTTATTGGGCTGAGTTGCTGTTGGTGTAGATGCCTGATTTTGATTTTTTGGTAGTGTTTGTAAATTGACCCCACCCTGAAAAATTAGCTTCTCTACTGCTGCTGATAGTGCCTGTGTTGGGGCATCTTGAGGGATACCAAACATCTGGCACAATTCATAAACTGCTAAGTACGAGATGCTTATACGCCGAGATTCGTAGGAAGTTTTATCAGCCACTTGTTTACACTCCTATTGAGTTTTCTGTTAATAACTTCAGTCCAAAAGCATTGATGAATTGGGAATTTGGTAAGACCACAAAGCCTAAACCTGCGAGGTTTTGATCCACCACTGGCAGTGAAACACCACCACCCCAAGCGACAAGATATTTAGCACGGTCTAGGTAATTACCAGAGGTAACGAAATTGGCGAATTTCTCAATTCTGGTAGACCACCAATCATCAAGACATTGCTTATATTCATCCTCAAATTTCTTACCTGTGAGGTGATTTCCTCCATAAGTTAAAGTGCCTTCTAAAATGCCATTGTTCACTAAAGAAGGTGAATGTTTGACATCCTTGGATAGCAGACTTACTTTGTCGTTTCGTTTGTCTAATGCTTCTGCGATCATTGAGTGCAGTTCACCGCATCCACCTTCAATTAGATGGCGGTCTATGACTGCACCATTGCCGTTAAATACGGTAATCAGCCAAGTGGATGAACCAATATCAAGGGCGATAGCGATTTCTGATTCTTCTAGGGCTAGGGTTGGTTCACCGAATAAACAATGGGCGATGCTGCCAAACCCCTCTGGATAAATGCCTGTGACTACGATGGATACTGTCTTGGTGACAATCTCACGATTTACGGGGTGTTTGTGCTGGAAGGTGTGAGTACCTTGAACTCTGCGCTTGATTTCTCCTCCCCAACGTTCTGGGTTGTGGTTACTCAAGCTAATTGAAAGTTTCATGCCATCTGGAATATTCAGAACTGCCAAGTCTGCAAGGATGCTTTCTAATGCCAGTTCTGCTTTTTTGGCTTTGTCGTCGTGTAGTAGGGTGTGGTCAAGTTTTGCGATCGCTGCACTTCCCCAAAAAAATTGAGTGTCTTTTAAGTCTTTGCGTGACCCTTCGACATAACGCACCCAGCACCCATCTTTAGAAATTGTTTCGTGAAGTTGGTTGTTGCGGTTGCGAACTACTGAGTAGGCGGCTGGCATCATGATGCAAAAATCACCATAGGTTGCCTTGCCATACCCAGCACCAGGGTCTTTACCTGCAATCAGGGCATTTAACCCAGAATTGGCAAGCCAGTTGGCTTGAACGAGCCAATTTTTGGCATTGGTGTATGTGGTTGTCATGGTTCTGATGGTTAGTAAAAGTCTTATTTATTCTGGCTTTGGAGAATTTAAAGGCACAATCGCCTTCAATCCACACATCCAGTTAAAGGCTTGCCTAAACGTCACTTTCTGGCTTCTATTGCCTTTGTTGGGTGGCTGTTTTTGGCTGATGATGCTATCGTAGCATTATGTGCATTTTGCGTCAAATGCTATGAAGTAGCAAGACACTACTGGTTAACAAGAAATAAACTAATGGGAGGAAGTAGTATTCTATGAATTGTTCACAGAATGAGATTATGAGTAAACGAATATCAGTTGTGCTGCCAGATGATATAGGAGAGGCTGTAGAGAAAATGGCAGAGGAAGAAATGCGATCGCTCAGTCAGATGGGAGCAATCTTAATCACTGAAGCAGTAAAATCTCG is a genomic window of Nostoc sp. UHCC 0870 containing:
- a CDS encoding response regulator transcription factor, which produces MLKTTDIELVELAIKRAYLNECLLDPKLTKRLLESHYQNKYNKTGAKGKKFNDPPTDSQIQVLRLLADGLSYEDIASKMFISVSTVKSHISVLYGKWHVKNRAEAIKFESYLQIRYKILIFL
- a CDS encoding ribbon-helix-helix domain-containing protein yields the protein MSKRISVVLPDDIGEAVEKMAEEEMRSLSQMGAILITEAVKSRQGETPAPKGNKDKGAA
- a CDS encoding ParM/StbA family protein, with translation MTTTYTNAKNWLVQANWLANSGLNALIAGKDPGAGYGKATYGDFCIMMPAAYSVVRNRNNQLHETISKDGCWVRYVEGSRKDLKDTQFFWGSAAIAKLDHTLLHDDKAKKAELALESILADLAVLNIPDGMKLSISLSNHNPERWGGEIKRRVQGTHTFQHKHPVNREIVTKTVSIVVTGIYPEGFGSIAHCLFGEPTLALEESEIAIALDIGSSTWLITVFNGNGAVIDRHLIEGGCGELHSMIAEALDKRNDKVSLLSKDVKHSPSLVNNGILEGTLTYGGNHLTGKKFEDEYKQCLDDWWSTRIEKFANFVTSGNYLDRAKYLVAWGGGVSLPVVDQNLAGLGFVVLPNSQFINAFGLKLLTENSIGV